The stretch of DNA CCATGCCTTGCCGAGCTCCACCGGATCGGCCCAGCCGGCCCGCTCCGCCGCGGGCGTCCGGTCGTACTCCGCCCAGGTGAGGCGCGTGGGCTTGATCCGGGCGCCGGGGCTCATCGTATTCACCGCGATGTTGTGGGCGCGGGCTTCGAGCGAGAGCGCCTTGACGAAGCCCTCGACGCCGTGCTTGATCGCGCAGTAGGCGATCTCTTCCGGATAGCCGCGAATGCTCGAGCCGCTGGCGATGCCGATGATGTGGCCGCCCCCCTGCGACTTCATCTGCGGCCACGCGGCGTGCGCGGCGTTGAAGAGTCCGCCGAGCCCGACGTGGATCTGCCGCCACCACTCGTCCGGCGTCGTAGCCTCGAACGTGATGAGCGGCATGTAGATCGCGTTGTGCACCACGACGTCGAGCCGCCCCCATCGGCCGACGGCGTCCGCGACGGCGCGGGTCCACGCGGCGAGGTCGGCGACGTCGAAGGCCTCGGCGTGAAACTCGGCGCCGTCGGCGGCCAGGTCGCCGGCGCAGCGCGCCAGGTCCGCCTCGTCGACGTCGTTGACGACGACCCGGACGCCGGCGCGGCCGAACGCCCGGGCGATCCCCCACCCGAGCCCGCGCGCCGCGCCGGTGACGAGAGCCACGCGCCTCGGCCGGGAGGTCGCCGCCGGACCCGCGCCCGCGGCCGTCACGGCAGGGCGGCGCCGATCTGCTCGGCGTACGCCGTCAGTTCGTCGATGTTGTGCCAGCCCAACCGCCGCCGGCCGTTCTCGACCTCGGCCAGCAGGTCCACGAGCCTCGCGTTGAGCGGGACCGGCGCGTCGTACCGGCCTGCGACGCAGACGACGCTGAGGTAGTAGGCTTCGCTCTGCCGCTTGCGGTAGACGATGTCCCAGTGAATGCCGCTGGCCCGCTTCACGTACCGGTAGCCGTCCGGGCCGCTGTTCGCCTGATGACCGCCGAGATGGTCGACGAGCCGGTCGTACGCCGCGAGCAGGCGCGCCGTGTCGGCCGCCGTCTCGGGCCGGTACAGCGCGGGCTCGAACCACGCGTCGGCCTGCAACCGAACGCCCGCCGCGTCGGACACCCGAATGGCCTCTCGCACGGCCGCGCCGGCCAGCCGCTGGGCGCTGCGGCGGCTCAGGACGTTGACGATGGTATCGTCGACAAGCGCGGACACGATGATCTGCGAGTTATACACCTGCTTCGTCCAGAGCCGGCCGACGATGTCCGTCAGGAGCTCGCACGTGTTTGGGCCGATGCCGAGCAGCCTGGCCGCTTCGCGGGCGCGCGGCGTCACCTCGCCGTTCAACTCCCCGACGTAGACGACGCCCGTGTGAACGGCCTCCAGTACGCCCGGATCGAGGTACGCGCCGCCGTAGTCGGGCAACGCGCCCATCGTGCGGCCGGGTCCGACGACGCCGGCGATCGTGTCCTCGTTCATGCCGTTCTGGAGCGACACGACGCAGGCGGCCTCCGCGACGTGCGGCGCGAGCGTGCCGATCGCGTCCGCGGTCGCCTGTGACTTGCACGCCAGAAATACCAGACCCTCCAGCCGTTCGTCGAGCTCCGCGGGAGTGCAGGCGCGCTGCGGGCCGATCGCCATCGGCCCGTAGACGCCGTTCACGGAGATGCCGCGCTCGCGGATCGCCCGCACGTGGTCGGCGTTCCGGTCGACGAACAGCACCGACTCTCCGGCACGGGCCATGTAGAAACCCGCGAGCCCTCCGATCGCTCCACAACCGACCACCGCGATCTGCGCCACGCCTGCGCCCTCCGTGTCTACTAGAGTCTGAGCCGCGGGTCGAGCGCGCCCCGCAGGCCGGGATGCGGCGGTGACGGACGGTACGGCGTCTCCTCCGCTCGGTGCGCTCGGAGATCGGGGTTCGGCATGCCGCCGGCAGGGTCAGCGGCAAGAGCGTAGTGAATAGATTGTCGATTTTCTACAGTCGAGAATTTCTGGATCTGGTGCGAGCACCCTTCATTTTCTGCGCGGGGTGAACGGATGGGACATCCTGTGTCAACCTCCGGTGGTTCAGGCGCGCTGCTGATGCGCGACGGGGGCGTGTTCAAGAACCGACTGGGCTGACGAGGAGGGCGGCGATGGCCGGCGAGTGTGCGGGGAAGGTCGCGATCGTGTCCGGCGGGGCGCAGGGCATCAGCAGCGTGATCGTGCGGCGCCTGACTCGGGAGGGTGCGCGCGGCGTCATCGCGGATATCGACGAGGAGCGGGCCGAGGCGCTGGCGCGGGAAATCGCGGAGTTCGGCGGTGACGTCCGCTTCATTCGCACGGACGTGCGCGACAGCAGGCAGGTGAACGCCATGGTGGACCGGGTGGCGGAGGAGTGCGGGCGCGTCGACATCCTCGTGCACGGCGCCGGTGTGGGCGTGCACAAAAAGATCGTGGACCTGACCGACGAGGAGTGGGATCTGCAGGTCGACGTCCAAATGCGGGGCGCCTTTGTGCTGAGCCGTGCGGTTGGCCGCCGGCTGATCGCGCAGGGGCAGGGCGGCCGCATCGTTCTGATCGGCTCGACCTCGGGTAACAACGCGCGCGTCACGGGCGGCCCGCACGCGGCGTCGAAAGCGGGCGAGGTTCAGCTCGCGAGGGTCATGGCCATGGAGATGGGGCCGTACGGCGTGACGGTCAACGTCGTGTCCCCGGGCCTGACGGACATCTCGGGCATCTCACGGTCCAAACAGACGCCCGAATATCAGCGCGCGTTCCTCACGCAGGTGCCGCTCGGCCGGCTGGCCGCGCCGGACGAGATCGCCGATGCGGTGCTGTTCCTCGCTTCCGACCGCGCGCGCTTTATCACCGGGCAGGTGCTG from bacterium encodes:
- a CDS encoding SDR family oxidoreductase, with product MALVTGAARGLGWGIARAFGRAGVRVVVNDVDEADLARCAGDLAADGAEFHAEAFDVADLAAWTRAVADAVGRWGRLDVVVHNAIYMPLITFEATTPDEWWRQIHVGLGGLFNAAHAAWPQMKSQGGGHIIGIASGSSIRGYPEEIAYCAIKHGVEGFVKALSLEARAHNIAVNTMSPGARIKPTRLTWAEYDRTPAAERAGWADPVELGKAWVWLAAQPPARFNGYRFDAGPLVRTLAREGDDFEFAPEKATLYPDDFRARQQWYEEQIHR
- a CDS encoding 2-dehydropantoate 2-reductase N-terminal domain-containing protein, with translation MAQIAVVGCGAIGGLAGFYMARAGESVLFVDRNADHVRAIRERGISVNGVYGPMAIGPQRACTPAELDERLEGLVFLACKSQATADAIGTLAPHVAEAACVVSLQNGMNEDTIAGVVGPGRTMGALPDYGGAYLDPGVLEAVHTGVVYVGELNGEVTPRAREAARLLGIGPNTCELLTDIVGRLWTKQVYNSQIIVSALVDDTIVNVLSRRSAQRLAGAAVREAIRVSDAAGVRLQADAWFEPALYRPETAADTARLLAAYDRLVDHLGGHQANSGPDGYRYVKRASGIHWDIVYRKRQSEAYYLSVVCVAGRYDAPVPLNARLVDLLAEVENGRRRLGWHNIDELTAYAEQIGAALP
- a CDS encoding SDR family NAD(P)-dependent oxidoreductase, giving the protein MAGECAGKVAIVSGGAQGISSVIVRRLTREGARGVIADIDEERAEALAREIAEFGGDVRFIRTDVRDSRQVNAMVDRVAEECGRVDILVHGAGVGVHKKIVDLTDEEWDLQVDVQMRGAFVLSRAVGRRLIAQGQGGRIVLIGSTSGNNARVTGGPHAASKAGEVQLARVMAMEMGPYGVTVNVVSPGLTDISGISRSKQTPEYQRAFLTQVPLGRLAAPDEIADAVLFLASDRARFITGQVLCVDGGYSAGKLAVQGPSVDAFYGLIDRRV